One Ananas comosus cultivar F153 linkage group 23, ASM154086v1, whole genome shotgun sequence genomic window carries:
- the LOC109728335 gene encoding U-box domain-containing protein 1-like: protein MNPRKSTAAAAGVLLSGFLPSNSLLESLLRVSDEVAASANAPTPLFLQSRNIASAARRIRLLSPLFDDLRHATAPLPPPAILCLTELYSIVRRIKAVIDALGSGSALWGLLQTESYSRQFYSCTKELGRALDILPLSGLDVTADAREQVELAHRQLKRAEVFVGRDELRLREELIEAMGKNYKDGDDDRRDHLNNWEKMEAIMRTLGVRSALDYDEEIRRLEAEIPKQAGTGGVVAVSNIYGLLALVRLSKAMMFGNSSSSSSSSSTSELVKPEAAGTAMAATGAGASSSLLCNSIEMSIPDEFRCPITLDLMRDPVIVSSGHTYDRSSIARWLDSGRHSCPKSGRRLIHTAVIPNYAVKGLMEQWCRDHNVAAPFWDEERGRGGEGSVDHIAAARAAADAVRMTAEFLVGKLATGSREAQRQAAYEVRLLAKTGMDNRRIIAEAGAIPFLVTLLGSADARTQEDAVTALLNLSIHYGTKALIVSAPGAADAIVGVMRRGAAAEARENAAAALFSLSIPEEHRGAVAARPGAVAGLVELLREGSPAGKRDAAAALHNLSARGGGGGRAVGPLVGLLTDGAAGVADEALALLVALCGCEAGRRGVGGERGLVPILVEVVREGTERGKENAVSLLLGLCRDGEEEVGRRLLANPRSVPALQRLTVSGSPRARRKADALLRLLNTYCIQSLNPIG from the exons ATGAATCCCCGAAAGTCGACGGCGGCCGCTGCGGGCGTCTTATTATCCGGCTTCCTCCCTTCGAATTCACTCTTAGAATCCCTCCTCCGCGTGTCCGACGAGGTGGCGGCGTCTGCGAATGCGCCGACCCCTTTGTTCCTCCAGTCCCGGAACATTGCCTCCGCCGCCCGCCGGATCCGCCTCCTCTCCCCGCTCTTCGACGACCTCCGCCACGCAACAGCGCCGCTACCCCCGCCCGCGATACTCTGCCTCACCGAGCTCTACTCCATCGTCCGGCGGATAAAGGCTGTCATCGATGCGCTCGGCTCCGGCAGCGCGCTCTGGGGTCTTCTGCAGACCGAGTCCTACTCCCGCCAATTCTATTCGTGCACGAAAGAGCTGGGCCGGGCTCTCGACATCCTCCCTCTGAGTGGTTTAGACGTCACGGCGGACGCCCGCGAGCAGGTGGAGCTGGCCCACCGGCAGCTCAAGCGGGCAGAGGTGTTCGTGGGCCGCGACGAGCTGCGTTTAAGGGAGGAGCTCATCGAGGCCATGGGTAAGAACTACAAAGATGGCGACGACGATCGTCGCGACCATTTAAATAACTGGGAGAAGATGGAGGCGATTATGCGGACGCTCGGCGTCCGGTCGGCATTGGACTACGACGAGGAGATACGGAGGCTCGAGGCTGAGATTCCTAAGCAGGCCGGCACCGGCGGGGTCGTCGCGGTTTCGAACATCTACGGCCTACTAGCTCTTGTTAGGCTCTCTAAAGCGATGATGTTCggtaacagcagcagcagcagcagcagtagttcCACGAGTGAGCTTGTTAAACCGGAGGCGGCCGGAACGGCGATGGCGGCAACAGGGGCAGGGGCGAGCAGTTCGTTGTTGTGTAATTCTATCGAAATGAGCATTCCGGACGAGTTCCGGTGCCCGATCACGCTCGACCTGATGCGCGACCCGGTGATCGTGTCGTCGGGCCACACGTACGACCGCAGCTCGATCGCGCGGTGGCTCGACTCGGGGCGGCACAGCTGCCCGAAGAGCGGGAGGCGGCTGATCCACACGGCGGTGATACCGAACTACGCGGTGAAGGGGCTGATGGAACAGTGGTGCAGGGACCACAACGTGGCGGCGCCGTTCTGGGATGAGGAGCGGGGGCGTGGCGGAGAGGGGTCGGTGGACCACATtgcggcggcgagggcggcggcggacgCGGTGCGGATGACGGCGGAGTTTCTGGTGGGGAAGCTGGCGACGGGGTCGAGGGAGGCGCAGCGGCAGGCGGCGTACGAGGTGCGGCTGCTGGCGAAGACGGGGATGGACAACCGGCGGATCATAGCGGAGGCCGGCGCGATCCCGTTCCTGGTGACGCTGCTGGGCTCGGCGGACGCGCGCACGCAGGAGGACGCGGTCACGGCGCTGCTGAACCTGTCGATACACTACGGGACCAAGGCGCTGATCGTGTCGGCGCCGGGGGCGGCGGACGCGATCGTGGGGGTGATGCggcggggggcggcggcggaggcgcgcgAGAACGCTGCGGCGGCGCTGTTCAGCCTCTCGATCCCGGAGGAGCACCGgggggcggtggcggcgcggccCGGGGCGGTGGCGGGGCTCGTGGAGCTCCTCCGCGAGGGGAGCCCCGCGGGGAAGCGCGACGCGGCCGCGGCGCTGCACAACCTCtccgcgcgcggcggcggcggcggga gggcGGTGGGGCCGCTGGTGGGGCTGCTGACGGACGGGGCGGCGGGGGTGGCGGACGAGGCGCTGGCGCTGCTGGTGGCGCTGTGCGGGTGCGAGGCGGGGAGGAGAGGAGTCGGCGGGGAGAGGGGGCTGGTGCCGATTCTGGTGGAGGTGGTGAGGGAGGGGACGGAGAGGGGGAAGGAGAACGCCGTGAGCCTGCTGCTGGGGCTGTGCAGGGACGGAGAGGAGGAAGTGGGACGGCGTTTGTTGGCGAACCCGAGGAGCGTTCCCGCGCTGCAGAGGTTGACGGTGAGTGGGTCCCCCAGGGCCCGGAGGAAAGCCGATGCGCTGCTCAGGTTGCTCAATACGTACTGCATCCAATCTCTCAATCCAATTGGATGA
- the LOC109728155 gene encoding UTP--glucose-1-phosphate uridylyltransferase 3, chloroplastic: protein MASSSSLRPPLISSRSLSSPSLPSFFFHPSRSRSLLFPKPLLCLSFPSSPSPSPSSSSSSSLRTHRVSTAPVEQAPAPEFGFGDEIARLGALRSQLRGARSLDEKLRVLDADSRVGDFFGNGNGGVLGELEALEVYLLKCLVAAGQGHVLGSELDWGGGGGGGDRVEGSALRSALYTLADLVEKWSLHGHASGIVDDGVGGLGVGEMELLRKLLKILGEIEQFYDCIGGIIGYQIMVLELLSPLKAQTLQSRTSEFVELHVPSGLNLMEDAEYASQAALWGIEGLPELGEIYPLGGAGDRLGLVDPVTGECLPAALLPYCGRTLLEGLIRDLQAREFLYFKIYGRQTITPVAIMTSSVKNNHEHVTALCERLNWFGRGRQNFEFFEQPLVPVVAAKDGKWLISRSLFPVCKPGGHGAVWKLAYDKGIFQWFYRYGRKGATVRQVSNVVAATDLTLLALAGLGLRHNKKLGFASCERNVGATEGINVLVEKQNLEGQWAYGITCIEYTEFEKYGIIDTAVSLGSLQADFPANTNILYVDLRAAEKVGSSQNTKCLPGMVLNLKKRVSYVDHLGFECSAAGGRLECTMQNIADNFLNAVNSRCNKGIESELDTFIVYNKRRRVTSSAKRKWKPEDRSLHQTPEGSLLDVMRNAYDLLMSCNIELPKIKDNSSYFHSGPPFLIFLHPALGPLWEITRQKFFGGFISEGSELQVEVAEFLWRDVKLDGSLIILAEHIMGSTMVNDNGESVLLYGTRCGRCKLQSVKVTNKGIDWSSPNNVYWKHDVKRFETLKIILHGNAEFEAKDVVLQGNHQFEVPDGYRMCVSQDSAGFSVKVDPIADELMESGSWFWKYNMNGMHINLEMVKL, encoded by the exons ATGGCGTCGTCCTCCTCCCTTCGCCCTCCTCTCATCTCCTCTCGCTCCCTCTCCTCCCCTTCTCtcccctccttcttcttccacccctcccgctcccgctccctTCTCTTCCCCAAGCCCCTGCTGTGTCTCTCCTTTCCTTcgtcgccctcgccctcgccctcttcctcctcgtcgtcgtccttgCGGACGCATCGCGTCTCCACCGCCCCCGTCGAGCAGGCGCCGGCCCCCGAGTTCGGGTTCGGCGATGAGATCGCGCGCCTCGGCGCGCTCCGCTCGCAGCTCCGAGGCGCGAGGAGCCTCGATGAGAAGCTCCGCGTTCTAGACGCCGATTCTAGGGTTGGGGACTTCTTCGGGAACGGTAATGGCGGGGTGTTGGGCGAGTTGGAAGCGTTAGAGGTTTACTTGCTCAAGTGCTTGGTTGCGGCGGGGCAAGGGCACGTGCTTGGTTCGGAGTTGGATTGgggcggcggaggtggaggggGGGATAGGGTAGAGGGGAGTGCGTTGAGGAGTGCGTTGTATACTCTGGCTGATTTGGTTGAGAAGTGGAGCTTGCATGGGCATGCGAGTGGGATTGTTGATGATGGAGTTGGTGGTTTGGGCGTTGGAGAGATGGAGCTGCTGAGGAAGCTGCTTAAAATTCTGGGTGAGATTGAGCAGTTCTATGATTGCATTGGAGGGATAATTGG CTATCAAATTATGGTATTAGAGCTTCTTTCCCCTCTGAAAGCTCAAACTCTTCAGTCAAGGACAAGCGAGTTCGTGGAGCTGCATGTTCCTAGTGGACTTAATCTTATGGAGGATGCAGAATATGCATCTCAAGCAGCTCTATGGGGAATTGAG ggtttgccaGAACTCGGTGAAATTTATCCCCTTGGTGGTGCCGGAGACCGTCTGGGTTTAGTCGATCCAGTCACAGGTGAATGCCTTCCTGCTGCATTGCTTCCTTATTGTGGAAGAACTTTATTGGAAGGCCTAATAAGAGATCTCCAG GCCAGAGAGTTCCTTTACTTCAAGATTTATGGGAGGCAAACTATTACACCTGTCGCAATCATGACAAGCTCAGTGAAGAACAACCATGAGCATGTAACTGCTCTTTGTGAAAGATTAAACTGGTTTGGGAGAGGAcgacaaaattttgaattttttgagcAG CCTTTGGTCCCAGTTGTGGCTGCCAAAGATGGCAAGTGGTTGATTAGCAGATCACTTTTTCCAGTATGCAAACCTGGTGGTCATGGCGCAGTTTGGAAGCTTGCATATGACAAAGGCATATTCCAATGGTTCTATCGTTATGGAAGAAAAGGTGCAACTGTGCGGCAAGTCAG TAATGTTGTTGCTGCAACTGATTTGACTCTGTTGGCACTGGCTGGACTAGGTCTGCGCCACAATAAG AAATTAGGATTTGCATCCTGTGAGCGGAATGTTGGAGCCACAGAAGGCATAAATGTTCTTGTTGAAAAACAAAACCTTGAGGGGCAGTGGGCATATGGTATCACATGCATCGAGTACACTGAGTTCGAGAAATATGGCATTATTGACACTGCTGTTTCTCTTGGCAG CTTGCAGGCAGATTTTCCGGCAAATACAAATATCCTTTATGTTGATTTGCGAGCTGCTGAGAAAGTTGGATCCAGTCAAAACACTAAATGCTTACCAGGCATGGtattaaatctaaaaaagaGGGTTTCCTATGTCGATCATCTTGGTTTTGAGTGTAG TGCTGCTGGTGGCAGGCTAGAGTGTACAATGCAGAATATCGCAGATAACTTTCTGAATGCAGTTAACTCTAGGTGCAATAAAGGCATAGAAA GTGAACTTGACACATTCATTGTGTACAACAAAAGGAGAAGGGTTACTTCATCAGCTAAAAGGAAATGGAAACCAGAAGACAGATCATTGCACCAG ACCCCAGAAGGCTCCCTTTTGGATGTTATGCGGAATGCCTATGATCTTCTTATGAGTTGTAATATAGAACTTCCTAAG ATCAAGGATAACAGCAGCTACTTCCATTCTGGACCtccttttctcatttttcttcaTCCCGCTTTAGGTCCACTTTGGGAGATCACCCGGCAAAAG TTCTTTGGTGGCTTCATTTCGGAAGGCTCTGAGTTACAAGTAGAGGTAGCAGAGTTTTTGTGGAGAGATGTCAAG CTGGATGGAAGCCTAATTATACTAGCTGAACATATTATGGGATCTACCATGGTGAATGATAATGGTGAATCAGTATTGCTCTATGGCACCAG ATGCGGAAGATGTAAATTGCAAAGTGTTAAGGTTACAAATAAAGGAATCGATTGGAGTTCTCCCAACAATGTGTATTGGAAGCATGATGTCAAGAGATTTGAGACATTGAAAATCATTCTGCATGGAAATGCAGAATTTGAGGCAAAAGATGTAGTCTTGCAG GGTAACCATCAGTTTGAAGTTCCCGATGGTTACAGAATGTGTGTTTCTCAGGATTCTGCAG GTTTTTCCGTTAAGGTAGACCCTATTGCAGATGAACTAATGGAAAGCGGTAGCTGGTTCTGGAAATATAACATGAACGGTATGCATATCAACTTGGAAATGGTAAAGCTATAG
- the LOC109728336 gene encoding GDSL esterase/lipase At2g40250-like encodes MEKCNIPSHLLLFTICFFVLLLSVAGPAAAAEAHNISAVFAFGDSTLDPGNNNNLPTFVKANHPPYGRDFPGGAATGRFTDGKLITDFLVASLGLGDALPPYYGGSNNFSSAGPGVSFASAGSGLDDLTAATSGVETVATQVANFEAYIATLPAETAAEVVKDAMFIVGTGSNDLIMNYYLLPTRRSTFTLPSYHAFLLQKLESLIEQLYKLGARKFAVAGLPPLGCLPLQMTLTMQPNPGYAQRACIAEQNAAAAMYNADLQTMLQSLKTSPVMPDRTKFVYVDIFTPFLDMVQQPMKYGLIETRIGCCGTGLVEMGPLCNNPSMTCPFPSRFLFWDSVHPSQATYQSLANQFMQTVLPQFAN; translated from the exons ATGGAGAAGTGTAACATCCCCTCCCATCTCCTCCTCTTCACCATCTGtttcttcgtcctcctcctctccgtcgCCGGtcccgccgccgcagccgaagCCCACAACATCTCCGCCGTGTTCGCCTTTGGCGACTCGACGCTCGACCCCggcaacaacaacaacctcCCCACTTTCGTCAAAGCAAACCACCCCCCGTACGGCCGCGACTTCCCGGGCGGCGCCGCGACGGGCCGCTTCACCGACGGCAAGCTCATCACCGACTTCCTCGTCGCGTCGCTCGGCCTCGGCGACGCGCTACCTCCCTACTACGGAGGTTCGAACAATTTCAGCTCGGCCGGGCCGGGCGTGAGCTTCGCATCGGCCGGGTCGGGGCTCGACGACCTAACCGCGGCGACGTCGGGGGTGGAGACCGTCGCGACGCAGGTCGCGAACTTTGAGGCGTACATCGCGACGCTGCCGGCAGAGACGGCGGCGGAGGTCGTGAAGGACGCGATGTTCATCGTCGGGACCGGATCAAATGATCTGATCATGAACTATTACTTGCTTCCGACGCGGAGGAGCACGTTCACCCTCCCCTCTTACCATGCTTTTCTCCTTCAGAAGCTTGAGTCTCTTATTgag CAACTGTACAAACTGGGGGCCCGGAAATTTGCGGTGGCGGGGCTTCCGCCGCTCGGTTGCCTCCCGCTGCAGATGACTCTGACCATGCAGCCGAACCCCGGATATGCGCAGCGCGCCTGCATCGCAGAGCAGAATGCGGCCGCCGCGATGTACAATGCCGACCTTCAGACCATGCTCCAAAGTCTAAAGACCAGCCCGGTAATGCCGGACCGGACCAAGTTCGTGTACGTGGATATTTTTACCCCCTTTCTGGACATGGTCCAACAGCCCATGAAATACG GTTTGATTGAAACGCGGATCGGATGCTGCGGGACGGGCTTAGTAGAAATGGGGCCATTATGCAACAATCCGTCCATGACATGCCCCTTCCCTTCTAGGTTTTTGTTCTGGGACTCGGTTCATCCGTCGCAAGCGACGTATCAATCTCTAGCTAACCAGTTCATGCAAACTGTGCTTCCTCAGTTTGCAAATTAA
- the LOC109727778 gene encoding probable phytol kinase 2, chloroplastic translates to MLSQLLSYSPPLPPPIASSSSFFHFHRPSSTSAAASVSGGVRRGDLAGARRRGRPDPPKCSLSLDGAVVRDVGAAALATGVALGILRFWEELAKRGVFEQKLSRKLVHISIGMAFLLFWPIFSSESYAPFLAALAPGINIIRMLLLGLGIWKNEAMVKSISREGDYRELLKGPLYYACTITLATLIFWRSSPMAIAAICNLCAGDGVADIVGRRFGKEKLPYNPNKSYIGSIAMVLAGFIASVGYMHYFHLFGFIEESWWMVIGFFIISLTAAFIESLPISSDLDDNLTVPLASLLVGAFVL, encoded by the exons ATGCTCTCGCAACTCCTCTCCtactctccccctctccctcctccgatcgcctcctcctcttccttcttccacTTCCACCGcccctcctccacctccgccgccgcctctgtaTCCGGTGGCGTCCGCCGCGGCGACCTCGCCGGAGCCCGCCGGCGCGGCCGCCCCGACCCCCCGAAGTGTTCGCTCTCGCTGGATGGCGCCGTGGTCCGCGACGTCGGCGCGGCGGCGCTCGCCACGGGGGTTGCCCTCGGCATCCTCCGCTTCTGGGAGGAGCTCGCGAAGAGAGGGGTCTTCGAGCAG AAACTAAGTCGAAAGCTTGTGCATATAAGCATTGGAATGGCATTCTTGCTCTTCTGGCCCATTTTCAG TTCAGAAAGCTACGCTCCATTTCTTGCGGCACTAGCTCCTGGAATCAATATTATAAGGATGCTTCTATTGGGACTCGGTATATGGAAAAATGAAGCAATGGTCAAGTCGATAAGCAGAGAAGGAGACTACAG AGAACTTCTGAAGGGCCCATTATACTATGCGTGTACTATAACTCTTGCTACTTTGATATTCTGGCGATCATCTCCCATGGCAATCGCTGCAATCTGCAACTTATGCGCTGGAGATG GTGTTGCAGACATAGTGGGAAGACGATTCGGAAAGGAAAAGCTTCCTTACAATCCTAACAAGTCCTACATCGGCAGCATAGCAATGGTATTAGCCGGCTTCATAGCATCAGTTGG GTACATGCATTACTTCCACTTATTTGGATTTATTGAGGAAAGTTGGTGGATGGTGATTGGCTTCTTTATTATCTCTTTAACTGCAGCTTTTATAGAGTCACTACCCATTAGTTCAGATTTAGATGACAATTTGACAGTTCCCTTAGCGTCGCTGTTAGTTGGTGCTTTTGTATTGTAA